One genomic window of Entelurus aequoreus isolate RoL-2023_Sb linkage group LG07, RoL_Eaeq_v1.1, whole genome shotgun sequence includes the following:
- the LOC133653460 gene encoding protein tyrosine phosphatase domain-containing protein 1-like, which yields MSVHENSSGGALMEFLRAPRAKYTIIGEAIRYVLPAEMQCSIGCGGRHCKYDNPDSWREDQQAIQGLYSSWVTDNLLAMSRPSTEIIEKYNIIEQFRRHGIKTVINLQIPGEHASCGNPLEPESGFSYNPEAFMRNNIYFYNFGWSDYGVANLTTVLDMVKVMAFALQEGKVSVHCHAGLGRTGMLLACFLAYTTRMTANQAILYVRAKRPGSIQTRGQLSCVRDFVRFLCPLRCVFSCAAPRSEPITLTQYLNRQRHILHGLERKELRHLPKIVQLVSRLLLDIAENRQVIEEDILEAPDIHDIEMTMSIIEKLGPEFCTKEPRLPGSLTLPRHFNEPAIFYHRKSLSYSESDLRRLGSQLNLLTQPLGTLSQGNLARSVSPSESFKPADQRNSNTPDISNSSAGSLWQVKNDKRDGSFVVEKIKQKSMQRSESFGNNGPLQKGSRLSRLKAEQREELAENGKSCCKEEEQSEVPFITLQTELSLDARRLLVAQALAVDLFLDGDEEQRNQVLAWQAELNQGGAWERLCMERDPFILTGLMWAWLEQLQQPIICLQDAERLDAENADAQTVLDTLEQAPRETLVCILDCMAHLLSVPEQVDLAFLKRTIKAFTWMDHNEGDVYESMTAVLRCVLEDMRSAASNEEEPPNAFS from the exons ATGTCTGTCCATGAAAACTCAAGCGGCGGTGCTCTGATGGAGTTCC TCCGAGCTCCCAGGGCAAAGTACACCATCATCGGAGAGGCCATACGCTACGTTCTACCAGCAGAAATGCAATGTTCTATTGGCTGTGGAGGCCGGCACTGCAAGTACGACAACCCAGACTCCTGGCGTGAAGACCAGCAGGCTATTCAAGGCCTCTACTCTTCATG GGTGACAGATAATCTCCTTGCTATGTCCAGACCTTCAACTGAGAtcattgaaaaatacaacatCATTGAGCAATTCAGAAG GCACGGCATCAAAACGGTGATCAACCTGCAGATACCAGGTGAACATGCCAGCTGTGGAAATCCTCTGGAGCCAGAAAGCGGCTTCTCCTACAACCCAGAGGCTTTCATGAGAAACAACA TTTATTTCTACAACTTTGGCTGGAGTGACTACGGAGTGGCCAACCTGACCACGGTGCTGGACATGGTGAAGGTGATGGCCTTCGCACTGCAGGAGGGAAAGGTTTCTGTGCACTGTCACGCTGGTCTTGGAAGAACAG GTATGCTCTTGGCATGTTTCCTGGCCTACACCACCAGGATGACAGCCAACCAGGCTATCTTGTACGTGAGGGCTAAACGGCCAGGTTCCATTCAGACGCGGGGTCAGCTAAGCTGCGTACGAGATTTTGTGCGCTTCCTCTGTCCTTTGAGATGCGTGTTTTCCTGTGCTGCGCCTCGATCAGAACCCATCACCTTGACCCAGTACCTGAACCGCCAGAGACACATCCTGCATGGCCTTGAGCGTAAAGAACTGAGGCACCTACCAAAGATTGTCCAACTGGTGTCCCGCCTGCTGTTGGATATTGCAGAGAATCGCCAAGTGATTGAGGAGGACATTCTGGAGGCACCAGACATCCATGATATTGAGATGACAATGAGCATCATTGAAAAACTTGGACCAGAGTTTTGCACCAAGGAGCCTCGCCTGCCAGGTTCCCTGACCTTACCCAGACATTTTAATGAGCCAGCCATCTTCTACCATCGTAAAAGTCTGAGTTACAGTGAGTCTGATCTGAGACGTCTGGGCTCGCAGCTCAACCTTCTCACGCAGCCTTTGGGCACGCTCTCACAGGGAAATCTGGCCAGGTCCGTTTCCCCATCAGAGTCCTTTAAGCCTGCAGATCAGAGGAATAGTAACACACCAGACATCTCCAACAGCTCCGCCGGATCACTCTGGCAGGTCAAGAACGACAAAAGGGACGGGTCCTTTGTTGTTGAAAAAATTAAGCAAAAATCGATGCAACGCAGCGAGTCCTTCGGAAACAACGGTCCTCTCCAGAAAGGTAGCAGGCTGTCCAGGTTGAAGGCAGAGCAGAGGGAAGAGTTGGCGGAAAATGGGAAGTCCTGTTGCAAAGAGGAGGAGCAGTCCGAGGTGCCTTTCATCACCCTGCAGACCGAGTTGTCTCTGGACGCCCGGAGGTTGCTGGTGGCACAGGCCCTGGCAGTCGACCTTTTCCTGGACGGAGATGAGGAGCAGAGGAACCAAGTCTTAGCCTGGCAG GCAGAGTTGAACCAAGGAGGTGCGTGGGAGAGGTTGTGTATGGAGCGAGATCCTTTCATCCTCACAGGTCTGATGTGGGCGTGGCTAGAGCAGCTTCAACAACCTATCATCTGCCTCCAGGACGCCGAGCGCCTCGACGCTGAAAACGCCGACGCTCAGACTGTTCTCGACACACTTGAGCAG GCTCCCAGAGAAACCCTCGTGTGCATCTTGGACTGCATGGCTCACCTGCTGAGCGTACCCGAGCAGGTGGACCTTGCCTTCTTGAAGCGTACGATCAAAGCGTTCACCTGG ATGGACCACAACGAAGGAGACGTTTACGAGTCCATGACCGCGGTCCTCAGGTGTGTCCTGGAGGACATGAGATCTGCTGCCAGCAACGAAGAAGAGCCACCCAATGCCTTTTCCTAG